A stretch of the Gemmatimonadaceae bacterium genome encodes the following:
- a CDS encoding glycosyltransferase has protein sequence MPNAPAAMSVLDRPYALPERPVDVSVLVPAKDEAENLPLFMEQAAAAFATAPASFEVVVVDDGSIDATWPVLEELATRYPFLRIARHRRRRGIADALRTGYLEAQGRVMVFYPADLQYKPEDIPRLVAPILAGDADMVTGYKQGKYEKAFVSRIYNGLSRALFDLPVRDLNSVKAYRREVMDAIPVRPDWHRYMIAIAAAQGFTVTEVPVPLYPRHAGRSKFGIARIPVGVLDMLAVWFELRFGQKPLLLFGMVGAALFIIGVLAGIVALAMLALRDVGVRAVWTVIQTCLILGSIFFAAGLLGEQIAGQRAELRELQRRVDEARGGADDHVERG, from the coding sequence GTGCCTAACGCTCCGGCCGCCATGTCGGTCCTCGATCGCCCGTACGCGCTGCCCGAGCGGCCGGTGGACGTGTCCGTGCTCGTGCCCGCCAAGGACGAAGCCGAGAATCTGCCCCTGTTCATGGAGCAGGCCGCGGCCGCGTTCGCAACGGCGCCGGCGTCGTTCGAGGTCGTGGTCGTGGACGACGGCTCGATCGATGCGACCTGGCCGGTGCTCGAAGAGCTCGCCACGCGCTATCCGTTCCTGCGCATCGCGCGCCACCGCCGGCGGCGCGGCATTGCCGACGCGTTGCGCACCGGATACCTCGAGGCGCAGGGCCGCGTGATGGTGTTCTATCCCGCGGATCTGCAGTACAAGCCCGAGGACATCCCGCGCCTCGTCGCGCCGATCCTCGCCGGCGACGCCGACATGGTGACGGGCTACAAACAGGGCAAGTACGAGAAGGCGTTCGTCTCGCGCATCTACAATGGGCTGAGCCGCGCGCTGTTCGACCTCCCGGTGCGCGATCTCAATTCGGTGAAAGCCTACCGCCGCGAAGTGATGGACGCGATTCCCGTTAGGCCGGACTGGCACCGCTACATGATCGCGATCGCCGCCGCGCAGGGCTTCACGGTCACGGAAGTGCCGGTGCCGCTCTACCCGCGCCACGCCGGACGCTCCAAGTTCGGCATCGCGCGCATCCCCGTGGGCGTCCTGGACATGCTCGCGGTGTGGTTCGAGCTGCGCTTCGGACAGAAGCCGCTGCTGCTGTTCGGCATGGTGGGCGCGGCGCTCTTCATCATCGGGGTGCTGGCCGGCATCGTCGCCCTGGCCATGCTCGCCCTCCGCGACGTGGGCGTGCGTGCGGTGTGGACGGTGATCCAGACCTGCCTCATTCTCGGCTCGATCTTCTTCGCCGCCGGCTTGTTAGGCGAGCAGATCGCCGGCCAGCGCGCGGAGCTGCGCGAGCTTCAACGCCGCGTGGACGAGGCGCGCGGCGGCGCCGACGACCACGTCGAGCGAGGTTAG